In Pseudonocardia sp. EC080619-01, the following proteins share a genomic window:
- a CDS encoding enoyl-CoA hydratase-related protein, which produces MTGTTSAPPAGQEAVEPVLLTERRGGVLVVTLNRPRQRNALDFALRQALRDAFDAFETDPELRCAVLTGNGPAFCAGGDLKEMAAAALQLPAEEWGLLLGSRGAVDKPVIAAVNGFALAGGFRLAQDCDLCVAADTAVFGITEVKRGRGAPWAAPLISMVPKRVMAELLLSGEPITAGRAYEVGLINAVVPQDELVDTAIRMAETIAANAPLSVRAAKQTVELSTEIGRSQAVRSADWLYERVYTSDDALEGPRAFAEKRDPVWTGR; this is translated from the coding sequence GTGACGGGAACGACGAGTGCTCCACCGGCCGGACAGGAGGCGGTCGAGCCGGTCCTGCTGACGGAGCGACGAGGAGGGGTACTCGTGGTCACCCTGAACCGGCCCCGCCAGCGCAACGCCCTCGATTTCGCGCTGCGGCAGGCGCTGCGGGACGCGTTCGACGCGTTCGAGACCGACCCGGAACTGCGGTGCGCGGTACTGACCGGGAACGGCCCGGCGTTCTGCGCCGGTGGTGATCTCAAGGAGATGGCGGCCGCCGCCCTGCAGCTGCCGGCCGAGGAGTGGGGCCTGTTGCTCGGCAGCCGCGGCGCGGTCGACAAGCCCGTCATCGCAGCGGTGAACGGATTCGCGCTGGCCGGCGGTTTCCGCTTGGCCCAGGATTGCGACCTGTGTGTCGCGGCCGATACTGCGGTCTTCGGCATCACCGAGGTCAAGCGCGGTCGCGGCGCGCCGTGGGCGGCGCCGCTCATCTCGATGGTGCCCAAGCGGGTCATGGCAGAGCTGTTGTTGAGCGGTGAGCCGATCACGGCAGGCCGCGCCTACGAGGTCGGTTTGATCAATGCGGTCGTGCCGCAGGACGAACTGGTCGACACCGCGATCCGCATGGCCGAGACGATCGCCGCGAACGCACCGCTGAGCGTGCGTGCGGCGAAGCAGACCGTCGAGCTCAGCACCGAGATCGGCCGTTCCCAGGCGGTCCGCTCGGCGGACTGGCTCTACGAGCGTGTGTACACCAGCGATGACGCCCTCGAGGGGCCCCGCGCCTTCGCCGAGAAGCGGGATCCGGTCTGGACCGGACGCTGA
- a CDS encoding LLM class flavin-dependent oxidoreductase: protein MAAEPRTMRFGVFLGPYHRYGINPNLAMRRDIELAAHLDALGFDEIWFGEHHSGGVETIASPEVMIAAAAQHTTHIKLGTGVLSLPYHQPFILADRVLQLDHLTRGRMMFGAGPGQLLEDATMIGIEPSTQRARMEEALEVMLRLFDGETVTAKTEWFTLQDAVLQLARYSDFEVAVTGSVSSSGPALAGRYGASLLSLAATDPTGIERLAGHWDIVEHESAQHGHTPDRSDWRLLGPMYIAETVEQAKKDVAYGMPWLLDYLAHITPTALGSFDTVDELCDALNASGRGVVGTPDMAVEQLTRLQEKSGGFGTYLFQGSDYARWPNMLRSYQLFAEEVVPRMNGQLEPVKRSVDRVLATGTLGADTTARSQAEATARYEAGREKHA from the coding sequence ATGGCCGCCGAGCCCCGCACGATGCGCTTCGGAGTGTTTCTCGGGCCGTATCACCGTTACGGGATCAACCCGAACCTCGCCATGCGACGCGACATCGAGCTCGCGGCGCATCTCGACGCTCTCGGGTTCGACGAGATCTGGTTCGGTGAGCACCACTCCGGCGGTGTTGAGACCATCGCGTCTCCCGAGGTCATGATCGCGGCCGCCGCCCAGCACACGACCCACATCAAGTTGGGAACCGGCGTCCTGTCGCTGCCCTATCACCAGCCGTTCATCCTCGCTGACCGTGTCCTGCAGCTGGATCACCTGACCCGGGGACGCATGATGTTCGGTGCCGGGCCCGGGCAGCTGCTCGAGGACGCGACCATGATCGGGATCGAGCCCTCCACCCAGCGCGCACGCATGGAAGAGGCGCTGGAGGTGATGCTGCGACTGTTCGACGGTGAAACCGTCACCGCCAAGACCGAGTGGTTCACGCTGCAGGACGCGGTGCTGCAACTGGCGCGCTACTCCGACTTCGAGGTCGCGGTCACCGGCTCGGTCTCGTCGTCCGGACCGGCGTTGGCCGGCCGATACGGCGCCAGCCTGCTGTCGCTCGCAGCCACCGATCCGACCGGGATCGAGCGACTGGCCGGACACTGGGACATCGTCGAGCACGAGTCGGCCCAGCACGGACACACCCCGGACCGGTCCGACTGGCGACTGCTCGGACCCATGTACATCGCGGAGACCGTGGAGCAGGCGAAGAAGGACGTCGCGTACGGGATGCCCTGGCTGCTGGACTATCTGGCGCACATCACCCCGACCGCGCTGGGTAGCTTCGACACCGTCGACGAGCTGTGTGACGCCCTCAACGCCTCGGGCCGCGGCGTGGTGGGTACCCCGGACATGGCCGTCGAGCAGCTCACCCGCCTGCAGGAGAAGTCGGGCGGATTCGGGACGTATCTGTTCCAGGGCTCGGACTATGCCCGCTGGCCCAACATGCTGCGCAGCTACCAGCTGTTCGCAGAGGAGGTCGTGCCGAGGATGAACGGGCAGCTCGAGCCCGTGAAGCGCAGCGTCGATCGGGTTCTGGCCACCGGCACGCTCGGTGCCGACACGACCGCGCGCTCTCAGGCCGAGGCCACGGCCCGCTACGAGGCCGGGCGGGAGAAGCACGCGTGA
- a CDS encoding GntR family transcriptional regulator encodes MSAIGSPIGVDEGAGAVQRAAASIRELVMQRRLLPGQQVRQEDLSHQIGISRGPIREALQILQADGVVAYERNRGYFVTQFSADEMRQLYLARDLLETAVLTELGRPGEEELAALVAINEEIRAAGPDFDQMMRGNDLFHARILDLSPQRLLVAEIDRVWRMSVAYRALSVSVLNDSAVVAEEHDGMLEALRDGDGATLADLWRSHRQVSLNRLLPILR; translated from the coding sequence ATGAGCGCCATCGGGAGTCCTATCGGGGTCGATGAGGGGGCGGGTGCGGTCCAGCGCGCGGCCGCGTCGATCCGCGAGCTCGTCATGCAGCGTCGGCTGCTTCCCGGGCAGCAGGTCCGCCAGGAGGATCTGTCGCATCAGATCGGCATCAGCCGAGGCCCGATCCGGGAGGCGCTCCAGATCCTGCAGGCAGACGGGGTCGTCGCCTACGAGCGGAACCGCGGTTACTTCGTGACGCAGTTCAGCGCGGACGAGATGCGCCAGCTCTATCTTGCGCGAGACCTGCTCGAGACCGCTGTTCTGACCGAGTTGGGGCGGCCCGGCGAGGAGGAGCTGGCGGCTCTTGTCGCCATTAACGAGGAGATCAGGGCGGCGGGACCGGATTTCGATCAGATGATGCGCGGCAACGACCTGTTCCACGCACGCATCCTGGACCTGTCCCCGCAGCGGCTGCTCGTCGCCGAGATCGACAGGGTGTGGCGGATGTCGGTCGCCTACCGCGCCCTCTCGGTCAGCGTTCTCAACGACTCGGCGGTGGTCGCGGAGGAGCATGACGGCATGCTCGAGGCGCTGCGCGACGGCGATGGCGCGACGCTGGCCGATCTGTGGCGATCGCATCGCCAGGTCTCCCTCAACCGACTACTCCCGATCTTGCGCTGA
- a CDS encoding SDR family NAD(P)-dependent oxidoreductase: MIDFGVRGRVLVVTGGASGIGRAVGRLAAAQGMAVAVVDRDAATAGEVAAELPGAYAYGLDVCDPEATASVVDEIERDLGPVQAAVTGAGISLPAPSEDLDPARWSQVIAVNLTGTFLTLTEVGRRLVARGQGGSLVAVGSVNSFGGHVHRAHYTSSKFGVVGLVKTLAIEWGQRGIRVNGIAPGPVDTPLLRGAQSAEQIKDTMLSRIPMGRLASPEDQASAALFLISDAASYVNGVMLPVDGGVTAGYFTQVAAEL, from the coding sequence GTGATCGATTTCGGTGTGCGGGGACGAGTGTTGGTGGTGACCGGCGGCGCGTCCGGCATCGGACGGGCCGTCGGCCGGCTGGCGGCCGCGCAGGGGATGGCGGTCGCGGTCGTCGACCGGGATGCCGCGACGGCGGGGGAGGTGGCCGCGGAGCTCCCCGGGGCCTATGCCTACGGGCTGGACGTGTGCGACCCGGAGGCGACCGCCTCGGTGGTCGACGAGATCGAGCGGGACCTCGGTCCGGTCCAGGCCGCGGTCACCGGCGCCGGGATCTCGCTGCCCGCGCCGAGTGAGGATCTGGATCCGGCACGCTGGTCGCAGGTGATCGCCGTCAACCTGACCGGGACCTTCTTGACGCTCACCGAGGTTGGACGTCGTCTGGTGGCCCGCGGGCAGGGCGGCTCACTCGTGGCCGTGGGATCGGTCAACTCGTTCGGTGGGCACGTCCACCGGGCGCACTACACGTCGTCGAAGTTCGGCGTGGTGGGCCTGGTGAAGACGCTTGCCATCGAGTGGGGGCAGCGAGGCATCCGGGTAAACGGGATCGCGCCGGGACCGGTCGACACACCACTGCTGCGCGGTGCGCAGAGCGCCGAGCAGATCAAGGACACCATGCTGTCACGCATCCCGATGGGTAGGCTCGCCTCGCCGGAGGACCAGGCGTCAGCGGCCCTGTTCCTGATTTCGGATGCGGCCTCCTACGTCAACGGAGTGATGCTGCCGGTCGACGGAGGGGTCACGGCCGGCTACTTCACCCAGGTCGCAGCCGAGCTGTGA
- a CDS encoding acyclic terpene utilization AtuA family protein translates to MGANLVSSSPLRVGQFSAYHGDRPDGMDELLASGVDVLTGDYLAELTMLVLRKNQMRGGVGYAASFVEQLERYLPRIAERGVKVVTNAGGLDPRACAEAVREACIRQGVDLRVAAVTGDDLRNDLSEVLGADAVLRNVDTGEDLVVADHEILTANAYLGAWPIVDALDAGADIVICPRMTDASLVVGPAAWHFGWARDDWNALAGGVVAGHLIECCGQVTGGNFALFHEHGDLGLPGMPIAEIHPDASCVITKPDGSGGLVSTDTVSAQLLYEIGGPEYQNPDVIVDLGAVVPEQDGPDRVRVAGARGRAPNGRTKLSLTFEGGYRNTMTVGLTGLHLREKLAWLRRAVERAVGPPESFEAFRWTVVGPARESDGDQDQETAWAVISVRDPDQAKVGRVAFADRIVQLGTNNVPGFYLTTPPQRERLFGVQWPCLVEKKHVQPVVHHDDATAVEVGWPQWCEDGTPAERPVLDLPPVPTGPTVARPLGTLVGTRSGDKGGIANLGVWTRSGAAYAWLLETLTVDRLRELLPEAAGLRIERHELASLNAVNFLLVGYLEQGVSSCLRIDPQAKGLGEYLASRVLEIPVSLVDGGERT, encoded by the coding sequence ATGGGCGCCAATCTTGTATCCAGCAGTCCGTTGAGGGTGGGGCAGTTCTCCGCCTACCACGGTGACCGTCCGGACGGGATGGACGAGCTGCTGGCCAGCGGTGTCGATGTGCTCACCGGTGACTACCTCGCCGAGCTGACGATGTTGGTCCTGCGCAAGAACCAGATGCGTGGCGGCGTCGGCTACGCGGCCTCCTTCGTCGAACAGCTGGAGCGCTACCTGCCGCGCATCGCCGAGCGGGGTGTCAAGGTCGTGACCAATGCCGGAGGACTCGATCCGCGCGCGTGCGCGGAAGCCGTCCGTGAGGCGTGCATCCGTCAGGGGGTCGATCTGCGGGTTGCGGCCGTGACCGGCGACGATCTGCGGAATGACCTGTCCGAGGTCCTCGGTGCGGATGCCGTCCTGCGCAACGTCGACACCGGTGAGGATCTCGTAGTGGCGGATCACGAGATCCTCACGGCCAATGCCTATCTGGGTGCCTGGCCGATCGTCGACGCGCTCGACGCCGGCGCCGACATCGTGATCTGCCCTCGGATGACCGACGCATCGCTGGTCGTCGGTCCGGCGGCATGGCACTTCGGTTGGGCCAGGGACGACTGGAACGCACTGGCAGGTGGGGTCGTCGCGGGGCATCTGATCGAGTGCTGTGGGCAGGTCACAGGTGGGAACTTCGCGTTGTTCCACGAGCACGGGGACCTCGGGCTGCCCGGGATGCCGATCGCCGAGATCCATCCGGACGCCAGCTGTGTGATCACGAAGCCGGACGGCTCGGGTGGACTGGTCAGCACCGACACGGTGTCGGCCCAGCTGCTCTACGAGATCGGTGGACCGGAGTATCAGAACCCGGATGTGATCGTCGACCTCGGGGCGGTCGTCCCCGAGCAGGACGGTCCGGATCGGGTGCGGGTCGCTGGTGCGCGTGGACGGGCGCCGAACGGGCGGACCAAGCTGTCGCTGACGTTCGAAGGTGGTTATCGCAACACCATGACGGTGGGGCTCACGGGGCTCCACCTGCGGGAGAAGCTCGCCTGGCTCAGGCGGGCCGTGGAGCGCGCCGTTGGTCCGCCCGAGAGTTTCGAGGCGTTTCGCTGGACCGTGGTCGGCCCTGCTCGTGAGAGCGACGGTGATCAGGATCAGGAGACGGCCTGGGCCGTCATCAGCGTTCGCGATCCCGACCAGGCCAAGGTGGGGCGGGTGGCCTTTGCTGATCGGATTGTGCAGCTGGGGACCAACAACGTGCCAGGTTTCTACCTCACGACGCCGCCGCAGCGGGAGCGCTTGTTCGGTGTCCAGTGGCCGTGCCTTGTGGAGAAGAAGCACGTCCAGCCGGTCGTGCATCACGATGATGCGACGGCTGTGGAGGTCGGCTGGCCGCAGTGGTGCGAGGACGGTACGCCCGCCGAGCGCCCGGTGCTCGATCTGCCGCCCGTACCCACTGGTCCCACTGTCGCGCGTCCGCTCGGGACTCTCGTGGGGACGCGTTCGGGGGACAAGGGGGGCATCGCCAACCTCGGGGTGTGGACACGGTCAGGGGCGGCCTATGCGTGGCTGCTCGAGACCCTGACGGTGGACCGGTTGCGCGAGCTCCTGCCGGAGGCTGCCGGCTTGAGAATCGAGCGGCATGAGCTGGCGTCGCTGAACGCGGTGAACTTCTTGCTGGTCGGATATCTCGAACAGGGTGTCTCGTCGTGTTTGCGGATCGATCCGCAGGCCAAGGGGCTGGGGGAGTACCTCGCTTCACGAGTTCTCGAGATTCCGGTGTCGCTGGTCGATGGAGGGGAACGGACGTGA
- a CDS encoding TRAP transporter large permease, with translation MTPELVVGIVVVAFLALLVLETPVAFALAGSGLLGIALLDGASRGTSWLGSTPFSAVSSYNLAVIPLYILLGMLALYGGLAEKTYALASRALRWIPGGMGIATVAACSGFAAVSGSSVATAASIGKISVTEMRRHGYRVSFAAGIVAVGGTLGILIPPSVALVMYGVVSGESIGQLLAAGVVPGVLSAVVYCLFIALASRRYVVHPGVELSAELSRVGGGSPTGTVIDPVSGADTTGTDLSGSAGTGDRDAPSVFARVRPALWLGIIFLAIFLGIFTGLLTVIESAAVGALVAVVMLAVENRHGGIRGVWRRFVSAVQESASVASMAFMLLVGATIFSTFLVLSRVPDRLAQAIGGLAVPPLIVLCVILLALLVLGTVLETLSLILVAVPLVYPIVIELGYDGVWFGILFVMMVEIGLITPPVGMNVFVVSSSAGVPVETVFRGILPFLVPAIALVALVVTFPQIALWLPSLAVE, from the coding sequence GTGACACCTGAACTCGTCGTCGGCATCGTCGTCGTCGCATTCCTCGCCCTACTGGTGCTCGAGACTCCAGTGGCGTTCGCCCTCGCCGGTTCCGGCTTGCTCGGCATCGCTCTGCTGGACGGCGCGTCACGGGGTACGTCCTGGCTCGGTTCGACGCCGTTCTCTGCGGTGTCGTCCTACAACCTCGCCGTCATCCCCCTCTACATTCTGCTCGGCATGTTGGCGCTCTACGGCGGACTCGCTGAGAAGACCTACGCTCTGGCGTCGCGAGCACTTCGGTGGATCCCGGGTGGGATGGGGATCGCGACGGTCGCGGCCTGCAGTGGATTCGCCGCCGTGTCGGGCTCGAGCGTCGCCACAGCGGCCAGCATCGGCAAGATCTCGGTCACCGAGATGCGGCGTCACGGATACCGTGTCAGCTTCGCTGCAGGCATCGTGGCTGTGGGCGGAACGCTGGGAATCTTGATCCCGCCGAGTGTGGCGCTGGTGATGTACGGCGTCGTGTCCGGTGAGTCGATCGGGCAGCTCCTCGCGGCCGGCGTCGTCCCCGGAGTGTTGTCCGCGGTGGTCTACTGTCTGTTCATCGCGCTGGCCAGCCGCCGCTACGTGGTTCACCCCGGAGTCGAGCTGAGCGCCGAACTGAGTCGTGTGGGCGGCGGTTCCCCCACGGGCACCGTGATCGATCCTGTTTCCGGCGCAGACACAACGGGTACCGATCTGTCGGGCTCCGCTGGTACCGGGGATCGGGATGCGCCGTCGGTGTTCGCGCGGGTCCGGCCGGCCCTCTGGCTCGGGATCATCTTCCTGGCGATCTTCCTCGGAATCTTCACCGGGCTGCTCACCGTGATCGAGTCCGCGGCGGTCGGGGCGTTGGTGGCGGTGGTCATGCTCGCGGTCGAGAACCGTCACGGCGGGATACGAGGGGTATGGCGGCGGTTCGTCTCGGCCGTCCAGGAGAGTGCTTCGGTCGCCTCGATGGCGTTCATGCTGCTGGTCGGGGCGACCATCTTCTCTACTTTCCTCGTGCTGTCACGGGTTCCCGACCGTCTGGCCCAAGCCATCGGTGGACTCGCGGTGCCCCCTCTGATCGTGCTCTGCGTGATCTTGCTGGCGCTGCTCGTGCTGGGGACCGTGCTGGAGACACTGTCGCTGATCCTGGTGGCGGTGCCACTCGTGTACCCGATCGTCATCGAACTCGGTTACGACGGAGTCTGGTTCGGCATCCTGTTCGTGATGATGGTCGAGATCGGTCTCATCACGCCCCCGGTGGGCATGAACGTCTTCGTCGTCTCGTCCAGTGCCGGAGTGCCGGTTGAGACCGTGTTCCGCGGAATTCTGCCCTTCCTGGTCCCGGCGATCGCGCTCGTCGCGCTCGTGGTGACCTTTCCGCAGATCGCGCTCTGGCTCCCGTCGCTCGCAGTCGAGTGA
- a CDS encoding TRAP transporter small permease, translating into MAVVDRLLDRLSRSLAALSAISLIVVALILVFDVVHRNVSGRSVAGAFELVETIVVMIAFLGIMHAERSRTNVRITFVTDRMPARIVAIARLTGAVVTLVVAAWFTVGTWTTAAASTARGEFTQGLVAYPTWPAKLIIAFGFTALTMQVAADLVVRVRDLASAGDLAPAADPASALRHL; encoded by the coding sequence ATGGCTGTCGTAGACCGTCTGCTCGACCGGCTGTCGAGGTCACTCGCCGCGCTGAGCGCTATCAGTCTGATCGTCGTGGCACTGATCCTGGTGTTCGACGTTGTGCACCGGAACGTCAGCGGGCGCTCGGTCGCCGGGGCTTTCGAACTGGTGGAGACGATCGTGGTGATGATCGCTTTTCTGGGGATCATGCACGCGGAACGGTCGAGGACCAATGTGCGGATCACGTTCGTGACCGACCGGATGCCGGCACGGATCGTGGCGATCGCGCGGTTGACCGGTGCGGTCGTGACGCTTGTCGTGGCGGCGTGGTTCACCGTTGGTACCTGGACCACCGCTGCGGCCTCGACCGCTCGCGGTGAGTTCACGCAAGGTCTGGTCGCCTACCCGACCTGGCCCGCAAAACTGATCATCGCGTTCGGCTTCACCGCACTGACCATGCAGGTTGCCGCGGATCTCGTCGTCCGCGTTCGGGACCTCGCATCTGCTGGTGACCTCGCCCCTGCAGCCGATCCAGCGTCGGCGCTGCGCCATCTGTGA
- a CDS encoding ABC transporter substrate-binding protein: MNLPAAIRALVPFLAVCLAVTSCATPVAEAVGEQRTLTYSTYLSRDHPFSRTFEDWMATVSARTGGAVRFQSFYDGSLCPSDEALSCVEDGRVDIAFDAPPFNPVLSVANIGSIGFQTPDFDTVTRALNELHSESDELAEEYRDRNQRLLFLGSGTPPVLALSRAASVTSLGDLDGLSVRATGGMATGLQLLGMSTAAIEATQIYESIERGVVSGTGYGFDTFTDTGLHEVAPQLFDISDMGIYNSVNFSVNLDVWESLTPEVRAAMDVASAEAVGGGMTGHQVDAIMENCGVLRDAGIGIVPLGRDEAGTRWASEGSANQSAAWVRANSGSVADPQGLLDRYLELIAELRPDDERTLADYCASV; encoded by the coding sequence ATGAATCTGCCAGCAGCGATCCGAGCCTTGGTGCCGTTTCTCGCGGTTTGTCTGGCCGTCACCTCGTGCGCGACACCGGTCGCCGAGGCCGTCGGCGAGCAGCGGACTCTCACCTACAGCACCTACCTGTCGCGGGATCATCCCTTTTCGCGCACGTTCGAAGATTGGATGGCGACGGTGAGCGCCCGGACCGGCGGTGCCGTCCGGTTCCAGTCGTTCTATGACGGTTCCCTGTGTCCCTCGGACGAGGCCTTGAGCTGCGTCGAGGACGGACGCGTCGATATCGCCTTCGACGCTCCGCCGTTCAACCCCGTCCTGTCTGTGGCGAACATCGGGTCGATCGGGTTCCAGACGCCCGACTTCGACACCGTGACCCGCGCACTCAACGAGCTGCATAGTGAGTCCGACGAGCTGGCCGAGGAGTATCGGGACCGGAATCAGCGTCTGCTGTTCCTCGGCAGCGGTACGCCTCCGGTTCTCGCGTTGTCGCGTGCAGCATCGGTTACCTCGCTCGGGGACCTGGACGGGCTCAGTGTCCGGGCTACCGGTGGGATGGCGACCGGCCTGCAGTTGCTGGGCATGAGCACTGCGGCGATCGAGGCGACCCAGATCTACGAGTCGATCGAGCGAGGCGTCGTGAGTGGTACCGGATACGGTTTCGATACCTTCACCGACACTGGTCTGCATGAAGTGGCGCCCCAGCTGTTCGACATCAGTGACATGGGCATCTACAACTCGGTCAATTTCAGCGTGAACCTTGACGTCTGGGAGAGCCTCACACCCGAGGTGCGTGCGGCGATGGACGTCGCGAGCGCGGAGGCGGTCGGAGGTGGGATGACGGGTCACCAGGTCGACGCGATCATGGAGAACTGCGGGGTCCTGCGCGATGCCGGCATCGGGATCGTCCCACTGGGCAGGGATGAGGCCGGCACACGTTGGGCGAGCGAGGGCTCGGCCAACCAGAGCGCGGCCTGGGTCCGCGCCAATTCCGGGTCGGTCGCCGACCCGCAGGGTCTGCTCGACCGATACCTCGAGCTGATCGCCGAGCTCCGCCCGGACGATGAACGCACTCTCGCCGACTACTGCGCGTCGGTCTGA
- a CDS encoding cupin domain-containing protein: MIQEIRRAIAGHTPEGKSTFVDVGTVPPVTADLYPGATYWLVWGTEDGQMTVGRNDAPVQKPFFPGPGGSRVIAVRFAPNKAAGQGAGAGGDSTPEELEEMHRDAEEKFPGLFAKHAADREDAAFHTTDTIDYGFVVEGEICLQLDDEDEQVLPAGSFVMQRGTRHAWINRSDEPALVVYVLLGATRVEQS; encoded by the coding sequence ATGATCCAGGAGATTCGACGTGCCATCGCCGGACACACTCCGGAAGGCAAGTCCACCTTCGTCGACGTTGGAACCGTGCCGCCGGTGACTGCCGACCTCTACCCGGGTGCCACCTACTGGCTCGTCTGGGGCACTGAAGACGGTCAGATGACCGTCGGTCGCAACGATGCTCCGGTGCAGAAGCCGTTCTTCCCTGGGCCAGGAGGATCTCGCGTGATCGCAGTGCGGTTCGCCCCCAACAAGGCGGCCGGCCAAGGGGCCGGCGCGGGTGGCGACAGCACGCCGGAGGAGCTCGAAGAGATGCATCGTGACGCCGAGGAGAAGTTTCCCGGCCTGTTTGCGAAGCACGCGGCTGATCGTGAGGATGCTGCATTCCACACCACCGATACGATCGACTACGGCTTCGTCGTCGAGGGTGAGATCTGCCTTCAGCTCGACGACGAGGATGAGCAGGTGCTTCCTGCTGGCAGCTTCGTGATGCAGCGGGGGACGAGGCACGCGTGGATCAATCGCTCCGACGAACCCGCACTCGTCGTGTACGTACTGCTCGGGGCGACACGCGTCGAACAGTCGTGA
- a CDS encoding SDR family NAD(P)-dependent oxidoreductase, translating into MDGLIAVVTGAGGGIGSCTAELLASRGVRVAVADISEGAGQAVVDRIVTSGGEAFFQEFDARDPESIGALFDTTVARYGGLDILHNNAAGTHLYDGDTAVVEIDPFHWDSIIQLNLRGVMLGCKYAVPHMVRCGGGSIVNMSSTRALAGALDLAAYGASKAGVESLTRYVATAYGKQGVRCNAIRPGLIQTPQSVALHGDDDGAAKLLRHVLLPYAGRPDDIAQLVAFLGSAASRYITAQTITVDGGMLSHQPFYADAVDAGRTSV; encoded by the coding sequence ATGGATGGCCTCATCGCGGTCGTGACTGGCGCCGGTGGTGGCATCGGGTCCTGTACCGCGGAGCTGCTCGCATCCCGGGGTGTCCGCGTGGCAGTCGCCGACATCTCAGAAGGCGCCGGGCAAGCGGTCGTGGACCGTATCGTCACCTCAGGCGGAGAGGCGTTCTTCCAAGAATTTGACGCCAGAGATCCGGAATCGATCGGTGCGTTGTTCGACACAACCGTCGCTCGGTACGGTGGACTCGACATCCTGCACAACAATGCGGCAGGCACGCATCTCTACGACGGCGATACGGCGGTCGTCGAGATCGATCCGTTCCATTGGGATAGTATTATCCAGCTCAACCTGCGTGGCGTCATGCTCGGCTGCAAGTATGCGGTTCCGCACATGGTTCGGTGCGGTGGAGGGTCGATCGTCAACATGTCGTCGACGCGCGCGCTGGCGGGCGCGCTGGATCTCGCCGCCTACGGTGCTTCGAAGGCAGGGGTGGAGTCGCTGACCCGTTACGTCGCGACCGCATACGGTAAGCAGGGTGTGCGCTGCAATGCGATCCGGCCGGGCCTGATTCAGACGCCGCAGTCCGTAGCCCTGCACGGGGACGACGATGGCGCAGCGAAGCTTCTGCGGCACGTTCTGCTGCCTTATGCGGGGCGGCCCGACGACATCGCTCAGCTGGTCGCCTTCCTCGGCTCAGCCGCGTCGCGATACATCACCGCGCAGACCATCACCGTCGACGGTGGAATGCTCTCGCACCAGCCTTTCTATGCCGACGCTGTCGACGCTGGGCGGACGTCGGTCTGA
- a CDS encoding LLM class flavin-dependent oxidoreductase: MATAIDAFVAADGREWRAMRTSVRIGVVLPTRECVESGRARDVVAVAVAAESAGADSVWVGDSVFARPRFDPLTLLAGIATATDRVTLGTGVLLAPLWNPLLLARAAATVDVLSGGRLVLGVGPGPAYGPARKEFAALGVPHADRFSRLLEVMDVCQVVWSRGAVDVAGQRWSFRNVDVHPKPVSGPPVWWGVSGPRGLRVAGRRGDGWLPTGRGPDDYARDLQVVRSVGAGSVEAAVYLTVAVDADAERAEVRLRATQEGYYRAPWEAIRELEDHCAGTAPTVAAHIRAYVDAGAQHVVLRFAGGDPTAQLEALMVHREGF, translated from the coding sequence GTGGCAACCGCGATCGATGCGTTCGTCGCGGCGGATGGACGGGAGTGGCGAGCAATGCGGACGAGCGTTCGGATCGGGGTGGTCCTTCCCACCCGTGAGTGTGTCGAGTCCGGTCGGGCCCGCGACGTCGTGGCCGTGGCCGTCGCCGCGGAATCCGCAGGCGCCGACTCGGTCTGGGTGGGTGACTCCGTCTTCGCGCGGCCCCGTTTCGATCCGCTGACCCTTCTGGCTGGGATCGCGACGGCGACCGACAGGGTCACCTTGGGGACGGGGGTACTGCTCGCGCCGCTATGGAATCCGCTGTTGCTCGCGAGAGCTGCGGCGACGGTCGACGTGTTGTCGGGAGGCAGGCTCGTGTTGGGAGTTGGGCCGGGGCCTGCGTATGGGCCGGCCCGCAAGGAGTTCGCCGCTCTCGGCGTTCCGCACGCCGATCGGTTCAGCAGGTTGCTGGAGGTGATGGACGTCTGTCAGGTCGTGTGGAGTAGGGGAGCTGTCGATGTGGCGGGGCAGCGCTGGAGCTTTCGGAACGTCGATGTCCACCCCAAGCCTGTGTCCGGCCCGCCGGTCTGGTGGGGAGTCAGCGGCCCGCGGGGACTGCGGGTGGCAGGTCGACGGGGTGATGGCTGGTTGCCGACTGGTCGTGGGCCGGACGACTACGCCCGCGACTTACAGGTCGTCCGTTCGGTCGGTGCCGGCTCGGTCGAGGCCGCGGTGTACCTCACTGTCGCTGTGGATGCCGACGCCGAGCGTGCCGAGGTACGTCTTCGTGCTACCCAGGAGGGTTACTACCGCGCGCCGTGGGAGGCGATCCGAGAGCTCGAGGATCACTGTGCTGGGACTGCACCGACGGTTGCGGCGCACATACGGGCCTATGTGGACGCAGGCGCGCAGCACGTCGTGCTTCGGTTCGCCGGTGGTGATCCGACGGCGCAGCTGGAGGCGCTCATGGTGCATCGAGAGGGCTTCTGA